Proteins co-encoded in one Artemia franciscana chromosome 10, ASM3288406v1, whole genome shotgun sequence genomic window:
- the LOC136031740 gene encoding RNA-binding protein lark-like isoform X1: MPIPNRGKTFKIFLGNLAEGVSNEDVRPLFEKYGEIVECDIVGSFGFVHMRNADEGKAAIADLNGHFIKGKNMRVEASTSRPSNVPSVKIFVGNLPDDVNGSELRELFEKYGTVMECDVLKNFAFVHMEKGEPSNRAIRELNSYNYHGNPLNVQFSTSRVRTKPGMGQSDQCYKCGRSGHWSKECPAERYGGRSSGFRGPGGFGAPPVYGGSPRYGGSSAYGGPPARGPPLRGPPRRMDSPLPLGPAKMYSRRYEDDFYEGGSVDRYRDSYDDYGRPGYGDVGGYPYEPSDSFTSDYPPGGYGGSSFSDYPPVGRSPVSRGRKETITHDSWMERRQCLQYAPYG, encoded by the exons ATGCCAATTCCTAACAGAGGAAAaacttttaagatttttcttggCAACCTAGCTGAAGGTGTGAGCAATGAAGATGTACGCCCGCTCTTTGAGAAATATGGTGAAATTGTTGAATGTGACATTGTTGGAAGTTTTGGATTtgtg CATATGAGAAATGCAGAcgagggaaaagcagctattgcTGACCTGAATGGACATTTcatcaaaggaaaaaatatgaGAGTGGAAGCCTCAACAAGCAGGCCATCAAACGTACCAtcagtaaaaatatttgttggTAACCTGCCAGATGATGTCAATGGTTCTGAACTTAGAGAACTGTTCGAAAAATATGGAACTGTAATGGAATGTGACgttttgaaaaactttgccTTTGTG CACATGGAAAAGGGTGAACCGTCCAATAGAGCCATTCGAGAATTGAACAGTTACAACTATCATGGCAACCCTTTGAACGTCCAGTTCTCAACCAGTCGGGTAAGAACCAAGCCAGGAATGGGTCAATCAGATCAATGCTACAAGTGTGGCCGAAGTGGCCACTGGTCAAAAGAATGTCCTGCCGAGAGATATGGAGGACGCAGCAGTGGTTTCAGAGGCCC tgGAGGATTTGGCGCGCCTCCAGTCTACGGTGGATCACCTCGGTACGGAGGATCGTCGGCATATGGTGGTCCACCTGCTCGGGGCCCTCCCCTACGTGGCCCTCCGCGTCGAATGGATTCTCCATTACCTCTTGGCCCCGCTAAGATGTACTCGCGACGCTATGAGGATGACTTTTACGAAGGTGGTTCAGTGGATAGATACCGTGATTCTTATGATGATTACGGAAGGCCTGGATATGGAGATGTAGGAGGCTATCCATATGAGCCAAGCGACAGCTTCACTTCTGATTATCCGCCTGGTGGCTATGGTGGATCTTCATTTTCTGATTATCCCCCTGTTGGTCGAAGCCCCGTTAGTCGAGGACG AAAAGAAACGATCACTCATGACTCTTGGATGGAGCGCCGACAATGTCTGCAGTATGCTCCATATGGCTga
- the LOC136031740 gene encoding RNA-binding protein 4.1-like isoform X2, with translation MPIPNRGKTFKIFLGNLAEGVSNEDVRPLFEKYGEIVECDIVGSFGFVHMRNADEGKAAIADLNGHFIKGKNMRVEASTSRPSNVPSVKIFVGNLPDDVNGSELRELFEKYGTVMECDVLKNFAFVHMEKGEPSNRAIRELNSYNYHGNPLNVQFSTSRVRTKPGMGQSDQCYKCGRSGHWSKECPAERYGGRSSGFRGPGGFGAPPVYGGSPRYGGSSAYGGPPARGPPLRGPPRRMDSPLPLGPAKMYSRRYEDDFYEGGSVDRYRDSYDDYGRPGYGDVGGYPYEPSDSFTSDYPPGGYGGSSFSDYPPVGRSPVSRGRGGRVGGSRFTPY, from the exons ATGCCAATTCCTAACAGAGGAAAaacttttaagatttttcttggCAACCTAGCTGAAGGTGTGAGCAATGAAGATGTACGCCCGCTCTTTGAGAAATATGGTGAAATTGTTGAATGTGACATTGTTGGAAGTTTTGGATTtgtg CATATGAGAAATGCAGAcgagggaaaagcagctattgcTGACCTGAATGGACATTTcatcaaaggaaaaaatatgaGAGTGGAAGCCTCAACAAGCAGGCCATCAAACGTACCAtcagtaaaaatatttgttggTAACCTGCCAGATGATGTCAATGGTTCTGAACTTAGAGAACTGTTCGAAAAATATGGAACTGTAATGGAATGTGACgttttgaaaaactttgccTTTGTG CACATGGAAAAGGGTGAACCGTCCAATAGAGCCATTCGAGAATTGAACAGTTACAACTATCATGGCAACCCTTTGAACGTCCAGTTCTCAACCAGTCGGGTAAGAACCAAGCCAGGAATGGGTCAATCAGATCAATGCTACAAGTGTGGCCGAAGTGGCCACTGGTCAAAAGAATGTCCTGCCGAGAGATATGGAGGACGCAGCAGTGGTTTCAGAGGCCC tgGAGGATTTGGCGCGCCTCCAGTCTACGGTGGATCACCTCGGTACGGAGGATCGTCGGCATATGGTGGTCCACCTGCTCGGGGCCCTCCCCTACGTGGCCCTCCGCGTCGAATGGATTCTCCATTACCTCTTGGCCCCGCTAAGATGTACTCGCGACGCTATGAGGATGACTTTTACGAAGGTGGTTCAGTGGATAGATACCGTGATTCTTATGATGATTACGGAAGGCCTGGATATGGAGATGTAGGAGGCTATCCATATGAGCCAAGCGACAGCTTCACTTCTGATTATCCGCCTGGTGGCTATGGTGGATCTTCATTTTCTGATTATCCCCCTGTTGGTCGAAGCCCCGTTAGTCGAGGACG TGGCGGTCGTGTCGGAGGTTCTCGGTTCACACCGTACTAA